The stretch of DNA AGGATGATACCTTTTTAACGAAACCTGAAATTGACTTGACCCATTATAAACAAACGCAGGGAAGTCAGGCAATATTGTTGGATTATTCGCGTTCTGAAGTCAATGAAATGCAGATTCTGAAACAAGCAGATACCGTCATGCTGTTGTATCTGTTCCCAGATTTGTTTCCAAAAGAGGTTGTTATGAAAAACCTCCATTATTACGAAGAACATACCATTCATGACTCTTCGCTAAGCAAAGCGATCCACGCGATAGTTGCAGCGCGCTGCGGGGATGATGAAGTTGCCTATCGTTTCTTTAAGGAAGCATGCTTAATTGATTTAGGGCCAAATCCACATTCCTCTGATGAAGGAATACATGCCGCTTCTTTAGGGGCTATTTGGCTGACTGCTATGTTTGGCTTTGCAAATATGTCACAAGCTGCGGGTCGTCTTACTTTTAACCCTAAGTTACCACAAAACTGGTCAGAACTGGCCTTTCCACTTACGTATCAGGGGCGGAAACTTACGATCAAGCTGACTCACGAACGTATCGAGATTGTGAAGCTTGCAGGGGTGGATTTAGAAATTGAGATTAACGGTCATGAATATCATTTGAGTGACCGAGTTGAAGTTGAAATTAAGAATTAGGGGGTTGGGATATGGAAAAAAAACATATAGAAGCAGTTGTTTTTGACCTGGATGGAGTGATTACCGATACGGCACATTTTCATTTCCTTGCTTGGAAACAGTTGGCAGAAGAAGTGGGAATCACAATTGATGAAGTATTTAATGAGAGGCTGAAAGGAATCAGCCGAATGGATTCCCTTGAGTTAATTTTAATAGAGGGAAATCGACAGAATGATTTTACCTTAGCTGAAAAAGAAGAAATGGCGACGAAAAAGAACCTGCACTACTGTGAGTTCTTAAAAGAATTGACACCAGAAGCTGTTTTGCCGGGGATCCTACAATTACTTGCTGCCATTAAAGCGGAGGGAATTTCCATCGGACTTGCTTCCGTATCAAAAAATGCAGCGACGGTCTTAAAGGCGCTCCAGTTAGAATCATCTTTTGATTACTGTGCGGATGCGGCTAAAATTAGCAAATCGAAGCCAGATCCAGAGATTTTCCTCACAGCCTGCAAAGGACTAGGGGCTAATCCAGCCAATTCAATTGGCATTGAAGATGCCCAAGCGGGGATTGAGGCCATAAAAGCAAGCGGCATGTTTGCGGTTGGTGTCGGCAATTATCTGAAAGGTACGGACTTCAAGGTTGAAGCCACATCTCAACTTGATTGGGAGATAATAAAAGAACAATATTTCGCTAGATAATAATTTTAATAAGCCTGTAGACAAATGTTTACAGGTTATTTTTTTAGGGAAAATGGGGGGGGAGCAGGCAGTTGAATATTTTAGTTGCAATGGATTCCTTAAAGGGAAGCTTGTCATCGTTCGAAGCGAATAAGGCCATCGCTGAAGGATTTTCAGCGGTTAGTTCGGATTTTAATATTGTGACCGTGCCGATTGCAGATGGAGGCGAGGGTACGGTAGAGGCGCTAGTCCATGCAACAAATGGACATTTTATTGAAAAGGTAGTCACAGGACCCTTAGGGCACCCGGTGAATGCACGATTCGGAATATTAGGAGACAAGACGACTGCCGTTATCGAGATTGCAGAAGCGTGTGGATTACCGTTATTATCTGTTGAACAGCGTAATCCTCTGTATACTACTTCCTTTGGTGTCGGGGAACTTATTTTAGATGCGGCAGAAAAGGGTTGCCATGATATTATTATCGGTCTTGGCGGCAGTGCTACCAATGATGCAGGAGTTGGAATGCTTCAGGCATTAGGGTATCAATTTTTCAATCAGGAGGGTGACCTTATTGGATTTGGCGGGGTTGAGCTTAAGAAGATTGCAAGGATTGATGGGAGCGCTGTTCCCAATCAGGTGAAAGACTTGAAGTTTCGTGTTGCTTGTGATGTAAATAACCCGCTATATGGTTTGAATGGTGCGGCTTATATTTATGGTCCACAAAAAGGAGCAACACCAGAAATCGTAAAGGCATTAGATGAA from Neobacillus sp. CF12 encodes:
- the pgmB gene encoding beta-phosphoglucomutase, which produces MEKKHIEAVVFDLDGVITDTAHFHFLAWKQLAEEVGITIDEVFNERLKGISRMDSLELILIEGNRQNDFTLAEKEEMATKKNLHYCEFLKELTPEAVLPGILQLLAAIKAEGISIGLASVSKNAATVLKALQLESSFDYCADAAKISKSKPDPEIFLTACKGLGANPANSIGIEDAQAGIEAIKASGMFAVGVGNYLKGTDFKVEATSQLDWEIIKEQYFAR
- a CDS encoding glycerate kinase — its product is MNILVAMDSLKGSLSSFEANKAIAEGFSAVSSDFNIVTVPIADGGEGTVEALVHATNGHFIEKVVTGPLGHPVNARFGILGDKTTAVIEIAEACGLPLLSVEQRNPLYTTSFGVGELILDAAEKGCHDIIIGLGGSATNDAGVGMLQALGYQFFNQEGDLIGFGGVELKKIARIDGSAVPNQVKDLKFRVACDVNNPLYGLNGAAYIYGPQKGATPEIVKALDEGLTNFAAMVLEQIGKDLQDISGAGAAGGLGAAFAGFLDAELESGVQLILDYARLEEKLQGVNLTITGEGKLDGQTSMGKAPAGIAQLSKKSGIPVIALAGDITEGNPSLHESGISSFFTIVSGPVDLETAMDLEVTRLNLKRTAEQIGRLLKMV